The Carassius auratus strain Wakin unplaced genomic scaffold, ASM336829v1 scaf_tig00001591, whole genome shotgun sequence genome includes a window with the following:
- the mrto4 gene encoding mRNA turnover protein 4 homolog, which translates to MPKSKRDKKVSLTKTTKKGLEAKQNLIEELRKCADIYRYVFVFSVENMRNNKLKDIRTAWKHSRFFFGKNKVMMIALGKGPTDEYKDNLHKVSRFLRGEVGVLFTNKTKDEVQEYFSSFKEVDYARAGNVASMAVTLDEGPLEQFPHSMEPQLRQLGLPTALKKGVVTLIKDFEVCKEGDTLTPEQARILKLFGTEMAEFKISVKCMWNSESGDFEKLTDDDSDETKKEETDEDEEGSE; encoded by the exons ATGCCGAAATCCAAGAGGGACAAAAAAG TTTCATTGACAAAAACAACCAAGAAGGGGTTGGAAGCCAAGCAGAATCTGATTGAAGAG CTGCGGAAATGTGCAGACATCTACAGATACGTGTTTGTGTTCTCAGTAGAAAACATGAGAAACAACAAACTAAAAGACATCAGGACGGCCTGGAAACACAGCCG GTTCTTCTTCGGTAAGAACAAGGTCATGATGATCGCGCTGGGGAAAGGACCGACAGATGAATATAAAGATAATCTACATAAA GTGAGCAGGTTTCTCAGAGGTGAAGTAGGTGTTTTgttcacaaacaaaaccaaagacGAGGTTCAAGA ataTTTCAGTAGCTTTAAAGAGGTGGATTACGCCCGAGCGGGTAACGTAGCGTCTATGGCTGTGACGCTGGATGAGGGTCCGCTGGAGCAGTTTCCACACTCGATGGAGCCTCAGCTCAGACAGCTGGGCCTTCCTACAGCTCTGAAGAAAG GTGTGGTGACACTGATCAAGGATTTTGAAGTGTGTAAAGAGGGAGACACACTCACACCTGAACAGGCTCGAATTCTG AAACTCTTTGGAACAGAAATGGCGGAATTCAAAATATCAGTTAAGTGCATGTGGAATTCTGAATCCGGAGACTTTGAAAAGCTGACGGACGATGACAGCGATGAGACCAAGAAAGAGGAAACGGATGAAGACGAAGAAGGAAGCGAATAA
- the akr7a3 gene encoding aflatoxin B1 aldehyde reductase member 3, producing MQCAARALRAGLSAAHHEFLPRLTTLRFSQLRSMSQARPPVTLLGTMAFGGRADANLSAQMVQLFLERGHEELDTALMYNDGQAETIIGNMQLPKTVRIATKANPWEGKTLKPESVRNQLETSLKRLRTQCVELFYLHAPDHQSPIQDTLQACNQLHKEGKFKQLGLSNYASWEVAEIYCICKHNNWVLPTVYQGMYNATTRQVETELLPCLRYFGIRFYAYNPLAGGLLTGKYHYEDKDGAQPAGRFFGNNWAGAYRDRYWKESHFQGIDGIREALEAAYGSEKPTLTSAAIRWVYHHSHLRGDLGDGVIIGMSSMEQLQENLTAAAEGPLKQEVVDAFKHAWDLVAHECPNYFR from the exons ATGCAGTGCGCAgccagagcactgagagcaggcCTGAGCGCAGCTCACCACGAATTTCTCCCCAGACTCACAACGCTACGCTTCAGTCAACTGCGCAGCATGTCTCAGGCCCGACCCCCAGTCACTCTTCTGGGCACCATGGCGTTTGGGGGACGCGCGGACGCGAACCTGAGCGCGCAGATGGTGCAGCTGTTCTTAGAGCGCGGCCACGAGGAGCTGGACACCGCGCTTATGTACAACGATGGACAGGCGGAGACCATCATAGGAAACATGCAGCTTCCCAAAACAG TTCGAATCGCGACTAAAGCAAACCCCTGGGAGGGAAAGACACTGAAGCCAGAGAGTGTCCGGAATCAGCTGGAAACGTCTCTGAAGAGGCTGCGCACACAGTGTGTGGAGCTGTTCTACCTTCACGCGCCGGACCACCAGAGCCCCATTCAGGACACACTACAGGCCTGCAACCAGCTGCATAAAGAG GGCAAATTCAAACAGCTGGGCTTATCGAACTATGCATCATGGGAAGTGGCAGAAATCTACTGCATCTGCAAACACAATAACTGGGTGCTTCCTACTGTGTATCAA GGCATGTATAATGCAACCACACGACAGGTGGAGACTGAGCTGCTGCCATGTTTGAGATACTTTGGCATTCGTTTCTATGCATACAATCCTCTGGCAG GCGGGCTCCTGACTGGAAAATATCACTATGAAGATAAAGACGGCGCTCAGCCTGCGGGTCGATTCTTCGGGAACAACTGGGCTGGTGCTTACAGAGACAG ATACTGGAAGGAGAGTCATTTCCAAGGCATAGATGGCATTCGTGAGGCTCTGGAAGCAGCGTACGGCTCAGAGAAACCCACCCTGACGTCAGCTGCTATCCGCTGGGTGTACCATCACTCACATCTGAGG GGTGATCTGGGTGACGGGGTCATCATCGGGATGTCCAGCATGGAGCAGCTGCAGGAGAACCTGACAGCAGCCGCAGAAGGTCCGCTCAAACAGGAAGTCGTGGATGCTTTCAAACACGCCTGGGATTTAGTGGCCCACGAGTGTCCAAACTACTTCCGCTAG
- the LOC113069443 gene encoding multiple epidermal growth factor-like domains protein 6 has protein sequence MDMLFYSLIILIHGIYAASRSGKNLLPHMPNVCAEQEVKLVAQMQPCVQAFTRMVKSWKQGCQGQSWCMGYERRTAYYTAYRQVYRQEHQTVYKCCPGWSQLNGEAGCLYPVCSYGVCFNGGQCREGSAQLCHCSAGFSGPSCQYETLDASDVV, from the exons ATGGATAtgttattttactctttaatCATTCTAATTCATGGAATTTACGCAGCATCCCGTTCTGGAAAAAACCTGTTGCCGCACAT GCCAAATGTGTGTGCTGAGCAGGAGGTGAAGCTTGTGGCCCAGATGCAGCCGTGCGTCCAGGCCTTCACGCGGATGGTTAAATCCTGGAAACAGGGATGCCAGGGACAGTCGTGGTGCATGGGCTATGAGAGGAG AACAGCTTACTATACAGCATACAGACAGGTGTATCGACAGGAGCACCAGACGGTTTACAAGTGCTGCCCAGGATGGTCACAGCTCAACGGGGAGGCCGGATGCCTATATC CTGTGTGCAGTTACGGCGTGTGCTTTAATGGAGGTCAGTGCAGAGAAGGTTCTGCTCAACTCTGCCACTGTTCGGCCGGATTCAGCGGTCCGAGCTGCCAGTACG AGACTCTGGATGCATCCGATGTAGTTTGA